The DNA segment TCCACTATTTTGTTGATTCCCATTGCTAGCATTTTGTTTTCGGTTATTAACAAATTATGCCAGTTATTACATTGTCATATTCTGTTATCTCTTTTAACTGCTATTTATTTTACGAAGATACAATATTATTGCTAACAATCAGATTCTTCGTATATTGAAAAACGACAACTGTATGATTGACGTGAATTAATTTAATTCGTCTTCCAAATCAAATATTTCCAATATATTAATAAATAAGTCTAAATATAAAATAAAAATAAAAAAACTTTGAAATAATAAAATAAAATAATAAATTTGCAAGATATTAAGAAATATCTTTATATAAAAATAATGCAATAAGAATGAAAGACATATGCCAATTTTTGTTCAACATTATAAAAAATAAAATATGTCTAATAAAAGAAAGCGTTATAATAATAATGATTAGAATTAATTTAAATATATAAAAATGGCAATACTTATTAGCGTCTTTACTATAATATCCTCTATTGGGTATTATCTCTTCTATGTAATACTTCAAAATAGAATTAATAATTTGTCATACAATGACTTTATGACTAAAACATCGAATGAGCTAATATTATTGTTAGAAGATAATGCTAAAATAAATCAGCCTAAAGTTGCATATAGGGATTACGAAAAGCACCAATCAAATATGACGTCGATTCATTTAATAACTAGTATTTTGGATTCACTTATCACTGAGAAAAAAGTACTTGTCACATCTTACCACTATAGACTTTTATTTCAATCTTATAACTTGACGAGTAATTTTCCTTGTGCTGAAAAATATATTCTTTTAGCTATTGAAAATTCAAAAACGGATAAGTCAAAAGTTGAAAATCTAAATGCACTTGCTGATTTTTATTATAATAGAGGCCGATTTCAGGATGGCGAAATTAAATATAAAGAATCTTTAAACATTTTACCAGATGATTTAGATGATAACACATATACAAACGGATGCACATACGTGTGTTGGTATGTCAGTATGACAAATTTTTCGTCAATTGAAGCTGCAGATATTTATTATAAGAAAGCATTAGAGTGCTTCTTAAGATGTAAAAAATATTACATCAAAAAAACGGGATTGGACTATCTTGAATATAAGAAGAACCAGCTAATAAAATCAAAACAAGAAGTTTAGCTATTTTAGATATACTGGGTTGGTTTTAATTACCAAAATCCCACTAACTTACTATTACTAATAAGTTTAGTGGGCTATTTTTTCATAATGGTACTAATTCAGCCGTTAAAGACAAAATACAAGTACTCCATTTACTAAAATTGTAATGACCATAATATTGTTAATTAAAAGATTAAATATAGAAATACATAAACTACAGCAAATATATATATAAATCTATTATACTCATTTTAAATGTTTTAATTAATCGTAATTAACTATAATTAATCGTCGTTATATGTTGGGCGAAGATTAGAGAGGAAACAGATTATCTGCTTAAGATAGACATTAACTGAAAATTTTACTTTAATATTTATAGTCCTCAAATTATATTAGCTAAAATTTACACTATGAAATGGTATTATAAACATATTTAATAAGCTAAAATAATAGATATATCTTAATTAATTTGTATGTTAAATTTGCAATAATATGATCTTTTAGTAGAGCATCTAATATAGGCAAAACAACTTACATTAAAAATGCTACAGGAAAATTTAAATATGACTTTAGTATAATATAAACCAACTTATAATGGCCATTTTTTTGTTTAATTGAAAAAACGGAAAATATGTATTAATGAATTCTTCATCAGACAATTGGGAAGTATTAATCAATTTGATATTTTTAAAGCAGAACCTGTTATTCCAAAAACAAATCAAATGTTATTATAACATATCTAAGAGATTCAACTAAAGGGATTAGAGAAGAGTTTATAAACAATTTGTCTATTAGCGACTCCAATTTTTAAATTGACATCCCTATAGGAATAGCTCGAACAAGGAATAGAAAATAAAGGAATATTTCGGTTCTGTCGCTGAAATAAACAGGATGTCAGGTGTTTGATGAAGTAATATTACATCGCTTCGATACCCGCTTATAGTCAAATAAGTAGACCTTGTACTATTTTATTCTGCCAAGATATATATTCTGTATTATACACTAGTTAAACTCGTCTGTGGATGTAAAAAACTCTTAGTTTATTTCATTTATTCAAATAAATATATTATCTTTGTAACTGATAATATTTTAATAGTAAATAGTAAAATATGATAGATATTGATAATATATTATCAGTTAATGAAGTGAATGCTGATAAACTTTGTTTGCAAGTTGCTGACAAAGTAAGATTACGTAGACTGGAGATGAACCTTACGCAAACTGGTATGGCTCAGCGCTCAGGCGTGAATATAAATACTTATAGGCGGTTTGAAAAAACAGGAGAAATTGCATTTCTTAATTTGGTAAAGATTGCCTCTGTATTGGGAATGACAGACGATATAAATCGTCTATTCTCTCAAAGAAAATACAATTCAATAGAAGATGTAATAAATTCAAACAAAATAAATAGCAGAAAGCGAGGTAAAAAAAATGAGTAAAGTTAATCAAGTTGAAGTTCATATTGACAAAAAAATGGTTGGGAAAATCGCATTGACTCAAAATCTGCTATGTGCTTTCGAATATGATGGCAAGTGGCTTAAAGATGGTTTCTCTATATCACCATTAGAGTTGCCTTTGGAACGTGGTGTTAAGATAGCGCGTGCTACGCCTTTCGAAGGTGGATTTGGTGTGTTTGACGATAGTCTTCCCGATAGTTGGGGATTGCTAATACTAGATCGCTATCTTCGCCTACACAATATTAATCCTAACGAACTGACCATTCTTGACCGCCTTTCATTAGTAGGAGGAAATGGACGAGGTGCACTTGAATTTATACCTGATAAGAGTGTAGCTCATGATACTAATTCTATGACAATAGAAGATATGGCTAAGGAAATAGGATTGCTACTTGTTAATAATGATTACACGGGAGACAATCTTGATACGCTCTATCGTCAAGGTGGTTCTCCTGGTGGTGCCAGACCAAAAGTTTTTTTA comes from the Xylanibacter oryzae DSM 17970 genome and includes:
- a CDS encoding helix-turn-helix domain-containing protein, with translation MIDIDNILSVNEVNADKLCLQVADKVRLRRLEMNLTQTGMAQRSGVNINTYRRFEKTGEIAFLNLVKIASVLGMTDDINRLFSQRKYNSIEDVINSNKINSRKRGKKNE